One segment of Streptomyces sp. YIM 121038 DNA contains the following:
- a CDS encoding TIGR02611 family protein, with amino-acid sequence MNTGSNEPPVAQATEGAAGTTKPEKPFGSRAPEFVKARRALHLSWQVGVFIVGLAVVVVGIIMLPLPGPGWVVIFCGMAIWATEFVWAQLVLRWTKRKVTEAAQRALDPKVRRRNITLTVIGLVIVGALAGVYLWKYGLEMPWKINDQ; translated from the coding sequence ATGAATACGGGGAGTAACGAGCCGCCGGTGGCCCAGGCGACCGAGGGCGCGGCGGGCACGACCAAGCCCGAGAAGCCCTTCGGGTCGCGGGCGCCCGAGTTCGTCAAGGCGCGCCGCGCACTGCACCTGAGCTGGCAGGTCGGCGTCTTCATCGTCGGGCTCGCCGTCGTGGTCGTGGGCATCATCATGCTGCCGCTGCCAGGACCCGGCTGGGTGGTGATCTTCTGCGGCATGGCGATCTGGGCGACCGAGTTCGTCTGGGCGCAGCTGGTGCTCCGCTGGACGAAACGGAAGGTCACCGAGGCGGCGCAGCGCGCGCTCGACCCCAAGGTGCGCCGCCGCAACATCACCCTCACGGTGATCGGCCTGGTGATCGTCGGAGCCCTCGCCGGGGTCTACCTCTGGAAGTACGGCCTCGAGATGCCCTGGAAGATCAACGACCAGTGA